In a genomic window of Flavobacterium sp. KACC 22761:
- the efp gene encoding elongation factor P: MASTADIRNGLCIKFNHDIYKIIEFLHVKPGKGPAFVRTKLKSLTSGKVLDNTFSAGHKIDVIRVETHTFQFLYPEGDEFHFMNAETFEQISLNKNILDAPDLLKEGTNVMVQINTETDLPLSVDMPASVILEVTYAEPGVKGNTATNATKNATVETGASVNVPLFINEGDKIKIDTASGSYMERVKE; the protein is encoded by the coding sequence ATGGCATCTACAGCAGATATTAGAAACGGATTGTGTATTAAATTTAATCACGACATCTATAAAATTATTGAATTTCTTCACGTTAAACCTGGAAAAGGACCAGCTTTCGTAAGAACAAAATTGAAAAGTTTAACTTCAGGTAAAGTATTGGATAATACTTTTTCTGCAGGACACAAAATTGATGTGATTCGTGTTGAAACACATACATTCCAATTTTTATATCCAGAAGGTGATGAATTTCACTTCATGAATGCTGAAACATTTGAGCAAATTTCTTTAAACAAAAACATCTTAGATGCTCCAGATTTGTTGAAAGAAGGTACAAACGTAATGGTACAGATCAATACTGAGACAGATTTGCCTTTATCAGTAGATATGCCTGCATCTGTAATTCTTGAAGTTACTTATGCTGAACCAGGAGTAAAAGGAAATACCGCTACAAACGCTACAAAAAATGCTACTGTTGAAACAGGTGCATCTGTAAACGTTCCTTTGTTCATCAACGAAGGTGATAAAATCAAAATTGATACAGCTTCAGGTTCTTACATGGAGCGTGTAAAAGAGTAA
- the lpxA gene encoding acyl-ACP--UDP-N-acetylglucosamine O-acyltransferase encodes MNQPLAYVHPGAKIAKNVVIEPFTTIHNNVVIGDGTWIGSNVTIMEGARIGKNCNIFPGAVISAVPQDLKFGGEDSLAIIGDNCTIRECVTINRGTVASGQTVLGNNCLVMAYAHIAHDCEIGNNAIIVNGVALAGHVVVGNHAVIGGLAAIHQFIHIGDHAMISGGSLVRKDVPPYTKAAKEPLSYVGINSVGLRRRGFTTEKIREIQEIYRILYQKNYNTTQALSIIEAEMEATPERDEILDFIRNSSRGIMKGYSGNY; translated from the coding sequence ATGAATCAACCATTAGCATATGTTCATCCTGGCGCTAAAATCGCTAAAAATGTTGTAATTGAGCCTTTTACAACAATTCACAATAATGTTGTTATTGGTGATGGTACTTGGATTGGTTCAAATGTGACCATCATGGAAGGTGCACGCATCGGTAAAAATTGCAACATTTTTCCGGGAGCTGTAATTTCTGCGGTGCCACAAGATTTAAAATTCGGCGGAGAAGATTCTCTTGCTATCATTGGAGATAATTGTACCATTAGAGAGTGCGTAACGATCAATAGAGGTACAGTTGCATCTGGACAAACTGTTCTAGGAAACAATTGCTTAGTAATGGCTTATGCGCATATTGCACACGATTGCGAAATTGGAAACAATGCAATTATTGTTAATGGTGTTGCTTTAGCAGGTCACGTAGTTGTTGGAAATCATGCCGTAATTGGCGGATTAGCGGCAATTCATCAATTTATTCATATTGGAGATCATGCCATGATTTCTGGTGGATCGTTGGTAAGAAAAGATGTTCCTCCTTATACAAAAGCAGCAAAAGAACCATTGTCATACGTGGGAATCAATTCAGTTGGTTTAAGAAGAAGAGGTTTCACTACTGAGAAAATCAGAGAAATTCAGGAAATCTACAGAATTTTGTACCAAAAAAACTATAATACAACACAGGCTTTGAGTATTATTGAAGCTGAAATGGAAGCGACTCCTGAGAGAGATGAAATTCTTGATTTTATTAGAAATTCATCAAGAGGAATTATGAAAGGTTATTCAGGAAATTATTAA
- a CDS encoding UDP-3-O-(3-hydroxymyristoyl)glucosamine N-acyltransferase produces MKFPKSHSLQEIANLLHCEFIGDKDFQVLGMNEIHVVEPGDIVFVDHPKYYDKALQSAATIVLINKKVDCPEGKALLISDDPFRDFNTLTKHFKPFKFANVAIAPTAEIGEGTLIQPNSFIGNHVKIGKNCLIHSNVSIYDHTVIGDNVIIHAGTILGADAFYYKKRPEGFDQLISGGRVVIEDNVGIGALCTIDKGVTGDTTIGAGTKIDNQVHVGHDTIIGKKCLIASQTGIAGCVIIEDEVTLWGQVGTTSGITIGAKAVIMGQTGVTKSVEGGKSYFGTPIEESREKLKQLANIKKIPEILNKLK; encoded by the coding sequence ATGAAATTTCCAAAGAGTCATTCTTTACAAGAAATTGCAAATTTGCTGCATTGCGAATTTATTGGTGACAAAGACTTTCAGGTTTTGGGCATGAACGAAATTCATGTTGTAGAGCCTGGAGATATCGTTTTTGTTGATCATCCAAAATATTACGATAAAGCTTTGCAATCTGCAGCGACTATTGTTTTAATTAATAAAAAAGTAGATTGCCCAGAAGGAAAAGCGCTTCTGATTTCTGATGATCCTTTCAGAGATTTCAATACTTTGACCAAACATTTCAAACCTTTTAAATTTGCAAATGTTGCCATTGCTCCAACTGCAGAAATTGGCGAAGGAACTTTGATTCAGCCAAATAGTTTTATTGGAAATCATGTAAAAATTGGTAAAAACTGTTTGATTCATTCGAATGTTTCAATTTATGATCATACAGTTATTGGCGACAATGTTATTATTCATGCAGGAACAATTTTAGGAGCAGATGCATTTTATTACAAAAAACGTCCAGAAGGTTTCGATCAATTAATTTCTGGTGGAAGAGTAGTAATTGAGGATAACGTGGGAATTGGTGCTCTGTGCACAATTGACAAAGGAGTTACGGGAGATACAACAATTGGAGCCGGAACAAAAATTGACAATCAAGTTCACGTTGGGCATGACACTATTATCGGAAAAAAATGCTTAATTGCATCACAAACTGGTATTGCTGGATGTGTAATTATTGAAGATGAAGTTACACTTTGGGGACAAGTAGGGACAACAAGTGGCATCACAATAGGAGCAAAAGCTGTTATTATGGGGCAAACTGGTGTAACGAAATCAGTTGAAGGCGGAAAATCTTATTTTGGAACACCAATTGAAGAATCAAGAGAAAAGTTAAAGCAATTAGCCAATATCAAAAAGATTCCTGAAATTCTAAATAAATTGAAGTAA